A window from Cryobacterium sp. PAMC25264 encodes these proteins:
- a CDS encoding cystathionine gamma-synthase, whose product MSHSVNQKFSTIAIHAGQEFDPTTGAVIPPIYQTSTYVQDGIGGLRGGYEYSRGGNPTRTSLETMLAALEGGKHGLSFASGLAAEDSLLRAVLVPGDHVVLGNDVYGGTHRLINRVHGAWGVRNTTVEMSDLAAVEAAIIPGETKILWVETPSNPLMKISDIAGLVEVGHRHGVVVVVDNTFASPALQQPLAFGADVVVHSTTKYLGGHSDVIGGGLVINDDELAEKTKFIQFAAGPVSAPLDAWLTVRGIKTLAVRMERHSSNALAIARYLETHPAIEKVYYPGLESHPGHELAASQMSAFGGMLSLAFRGGEQAARLFAESMHLFQLAESLGGVESLVNYPSEMTHASVRGTELEVATNIVRLSVGIEDLDDLLADLAQALPAS is encoded by the coding sequence ATGAGCCACTCCGTGAACCAGAAGTTCAGCACCATCGCCATCCACGCCGGCCAGGAATTCGACCCCACCACCGGAGCCGTCATCCCGCCGATCTACCAGACCTCCACCTACGTGCAGGACGGCATCGGGGGCCTCCGCGGCGGCTACGAGTACAGCCGCGGCGGCAACCCCACCCGCACCTCGCTCGAGACCATGCTCGCGGCGCTCGAGGGCGGCAAGCACGGCCTCTCGTTCGCCAGCGGCCTCGCCGCCGAAGACAGCCTGCTGCGCGCCGTGCTCGTGCCCGGCGACCACGTGGTGCTCGGCAACGACGTCTACGGCGGCACCCACCGGCTGATCAACCGGGTGCACGGCGCCTGGGGTGTGCGCAACACCACGGTGGAGATGAGCGACCTCGCCGCCGTCGAGGCCGCCATCATCCCCGGCGAGACCAAGATCCTCTGGGTGGAGACGCCCAGCAACCCGCTCATGAAGATCAGTGACATCGCCGGCCTGGTCGAGGTCGGCCACCGCCACGGTGTGGTCGTTGTCGTCGACAACACCTTCGCCTCGCCCGCCCTTCAGCAGCCGCTCGCATTCGGCGCCGACGTGGTCGTGCACTCCACCACCAAGTACCTCGGCGGTCACTCCGACGTGATCGGCGGCGGCCTCGTCATCAACGACGACGAGCTCGCCGAGAAGACCAAGTTCATCCAGTTCGCTGCCGGCCCCGTCTCGGCGCCCCTGGACGCCTGGCTCACCGTGCGCGGCATCAAAACCCTCGCGGTGCGGATGGAGCGGCACAGCAGCAACGCCCTGGCCATCGCCCGGTACCTGGAGACGCACCCCGCGATCGAGAAGGTCTACTACCCGGGCCTGGAGAGCCACCCCGGCCACGAGCTCGCCGCGTCGCAGATGAGCGCCTTCGGCGGGATGCTCTCGCTGGCGTTCCGCGGAGGCGAGCAGGCGGCCCGGCTCTTCGCCGAGTCGATGCACCTCTTCCAGCTGGCCGAATCCCTCGGCGGCGTCGAATCCCTGGTCAACTACCCGTCCGAGATGACCCACGCCTCGGTGCGCGGTACCGAACTTGAGGTGGCGACCAACATCGTGCGGCTGTCCGTCGGCATCGAGGACCTCGACGACCTGCTGGCCGACCTCGCGCAGGCTCTGCCTGCCAGCTGA
- a CDS encoding beta-galactosidase — protein sequence MPIDTPTPVSSPAMQRLLHGATGIRYGGDYNPEQWPRATWLEDIELMKEAGINLVSVAIFAWGILEPREGEYNFTQLDDIIDLLHEAGIDVDLATPTAAPPAWFWKKYPDSRPVTRDGITLGNGSRGMVSPSSPDYRRAAAAITEQLARRYANHPALVLWHVHNEYGAPISDSYDEHSVLAFRAWLQARYGTLEVLNEKWGTTFWGQVYGEWDEIDAPRQSASVSNQAQRLDFHRFTSDALLECYINERDVIRRFTPDIPVTTNFMATNCLSADYWKWSREVDVVANDHYLVAERADNHILLAMDADLTRSLAGGAPWILMEHSTGAVNWQPRNIAKRAGELARNSLSHLARGADGILFFQFRASRFGVEKFHSAMLPHAGADTRIWREVVALGQSLGALADVRSSRVHARVALIWDTESFWAQDFEWRPSVELGHRERIEAFYSALWKRNVTVDFVHPAADLDSYALVIAPSLYLAGPAASENITGYVRGGGTLLVSYFSGIVDENDTVYAGAAPGALREVLGLTIPEFLPLHETETVTLSDSRTGTAWTDDIVVSSAEVLARYVDGPASGGPAITRNSFGAGAAWYVSTKLDGADLDSLLLDVLNSAGIEAARGVDGVESITRSSATDDFRFLINHTDADQAIEAAGTELITNTQVLGTVLVPAGLTRVVRSPR from the coding sequence ATGCCGATCGATACCCCCACCCCCGTCAGCTCCCCCGCCATGCAGCGCCTGCTGCACGGTGCGACCGGCATCCGCTACGGCGGCGACTACAACCCGGAACAGTGGCCACGGGCCACCTGGCTCGAGGACATCGAGCTGATGAAGGAGGCGGGCATCAACCTGGTCAGCGTCGCCATCTTCGCCTGGGGCATCCTGGAACCGCGCGAGGGCGAGTACAACTTCACCCAGCTCGATGACATCATCGACCTGCTGCACGAGGCCGGTATCGACGTTGATCTGGCGACCCCCACAGCCGCACCGCCGGCCTGGTTCTGGAAGAAGTATCCGGATTCACGTCCGGTCACCCGGGACGGCATCACCCTGGGCAACGGCTCCCGGGGTATGGTCAGCCCGTCCAGCCCCGACTACCGCCGCGCCGCCGCGGCCATCACGGAGCAGCTGGCCCGACGGTATGCGAACCACCCCGCGCTCGTGCTCTGGCACGTACACAACGAATACGGCGCACCGATCAGTGACTCCTACGACGAGCACTCCGTCTTGGCCTTCCGGGCCTGGCTGCAGGCCCGTTACGGCACCCTCGAGGTGCTCAACGAGAAGTGGGGCACCACCTTCTGGGGCCAGGTCTACGGTGAATGGGACGAGATCGATGCGCCCCGCCAGTCCGCGTCGGTGAGCAACCAGGCCCAGCGACTGGACTTCCACCGCTTCACCTCGGATGCGCTGCTCGAGTGCTACATCAACGAGCGCGACGTCATCCGCCGCTTCACCCCGGACATCCCCGTGACCACGAACTTCATGGCCACCAACTGCCTCTCCGCCGACTACTGGAAGTGGAGCAGGGAGGTGGACGTCGTCGCCAACGACCACTACCTGGTCGCCGAGCGTGCCGACAACCACATCCTGCTGGCGATGGATGCCGACCTGACCCGGTCGCTGGCCGGCGGGGCGCCCTGGATCCTGATGGAGCACTCCACCGGGGCCGTCAACTGGCAGCCGCGCAACATCGCCAAGCGCGCAGGCGAGCTGGCCCGCAATTCACTGTCACACCTCGCCAGAGGCGCCGACGGGATCCTGTTCTTTCAGTTCCGAGCCTCCCGCTTCGGGGTCGAGAAGTTCCACTCGGCGATGCTGCCGCACGCCGGCGCCGACACCCGGATCTGGCGCGAGGTGGTCGCCCTCGGGCAGTCGCTGGGAGCGCTGGCCGATGTGCGCTCGTCCCGCGTGCACGCGCGGGTGGCGCTGATCTGGGACACCGAGTCCTTCTGGGCCCAGGACTTCGAGTGGCGACCGAGTGTGGAATTGGGCCACCGTGAACGCATCGAAGCGTTCTACAGCGCGCTCTGGAAGCGCAATGTCACGGTTGACTTCGTGCACCCCGCCGCGGACCTCGACTCGTACGCGCTCGTGATTGCGCCGAGCCTCTACCTCGCCGGGCCGGCCGCGTCGGAGAACATCACCGGCTACGTTCGCGGCGGCGGGACCCTCCTGGTGTCGTACTTCTCCGGCATCGTCGACGAGAACGACACCGTCTACGCCGGCGCCGCCCCCGGAGCCCTCCGCGAGGTCCTCGGCCTCACCATCCCGGAATTCCTGCCCTTACACGAGACGGAGACTGTCACGCTGAGCGATTCACGCACCGGCACGGCCTGGACCGACGACATCGTCGTCTCCAGCGCCGAGGTGCTGGCCCGCTACGTGGACGGCCCTGCCTCCGGCGGCCCGGCGATCACCCGCAACAGCTTCGGTGCGGGTGCGGCCTGGTACGTGTCGACGAAGCTCGACGGTGCCGACCTCGACTCCCTGCTGCTCGACGTACTCAACAGCGCCGGTATCGAGGCGGCCCGCGGCGTCGACGGTGTGGAGTCGATCACCCGGTCGTCGGCAACCGACGATTTCAGGTTCCTGATCAACCACACGGATGCCGACCAGGCCATCGAGGCCGCCGGCACCGAGCTGATCACAAACACGCAGGTCCTCGGTACCGTGCTGGTGCCGGCCGGACTCACCCGGGTGGTGCGCAGCCCTCGGTAG
- a CDS encoding LacI family DNA-binding transcriptional regulator: MTPPPAKRRPTIDDVAAAAGVSRGTVSRVLNGGHWVSPDSLASVNAAIKKTGYRVNPHARSLATSRANSVAFLLTEAHERLFEDPNFAVLMRGASKALSAHDISLVLIMAGNEDEQRRATEFITAGHVDGVLLVSSHSSRRGLISEIIAAGVPAIACGVPLGFEKKMGYVAADDYDGAGEMVRYLAGLGRTRIATIAGPEDTSGGIRRYDAYVDELGDAFDASLVARGDYSRASGALAMTELLLRNPDLDAVFAANDVMAAGAIDVLLAQGRRVPEDVAVGGFDDAPIATMTTPALTTMHQPFERISEEMVRLLLRVIDGERPAAIVLPTDLVVRASA; this comes from the coding sequence GTGACCCCGCCCCCCGCGAAGCGCCGCCCGACCATCGACGATGTGGCCGCGGCCGCCGGCGTGTCCCGCGGCACGGTGTCCCGGGTGCTCAACGGCGGTCACTGGGTGAGCCCGGATTCCCTCGCCTCGGTCAACGCCGCGATCAAGAAGACCGGCTACCGGGTCAACCCGCACGCCCGGAGCCTCGCCACGAGCCGCGCCAACTCCGTGGCGTTCCTCCTCACCGAAGCCCACGAGCGCCTGTTCGAAGACCCCAACTTCGCCGTCCTGATGCGGGGCGCCTCCAAGGCCCTGTCTGCCCACGATATTTCGCTGGTGCTGATCATGGCGGGCAACGAAGACGAACAGCGCCGCGCCACCGAGTTCATCACGGCGGGCCATGTCGACGGGGTGCTGCTGGTCTCTTCGCACAGCAGTCGTCGCGGCCTGATCTCCGAGATCATTGCCGCCGGTGTTCCGGCGATCGCGTGTGGCGTGCCGTTGGGTTTCGAAAAGAAGATGGGTTACGTGGCCGCCGACGACTACGACGGTGCTGGCGAAATGGTGCGTTACCTCGCCGGCCTCGGACGCACGCGGATCGCCACGATCGCCGGCCCTGAAGATACCTCGGGCGGCATACGTCGGTACGACGCCTACGTCGATGAACTCGGCGACGCCTTCGACGCCTCGCTGGTGGCGCGCGGCGACTACAGTCGGGCCAGCGGGGCGCTGGCCATGACCGAGCTCTTGCTGCGCAACCCCGACCTGGACGCGGTCTTCGCCGCCAACGACGTGATGGCCGCCGGCGCCATCGACGTGCTTCTCGCCCAGGGCCGGCGAGTGCCCGAGGACGTCGCCGTCGGCGGGTTCGACGATGCCCCGATCGCCACCATGACCACGCCCGCCCTCACCACGATGCACCAGCCGTTCGAACGGATCAGCGAGGAGATGGTGCGTCTGCTGCTCCGCGTCATCGACGGAGAGCGACCGGCGGCCATCGTCCTGCCCACCGACCTGGTGGTGCGCGCGAGCGCGTAG
- a CDS encoding carbohydrate ABC transporter permease — translation MTEAPAAARTSTPPVRRGRGTFRSRVLVPYAMLAPGIILFVAFMAAPIVYTLFLSFQKTKVSGLGLGSGARTAVFAGIDNYVTTLTNTEFGASVGRVLLYGFILIPLMLGLALLFALLLDSRRTRAAGFSRTAIFLPYAVPAVISSLLWGFLYLPAVSPFYFVFDKLGWDVPSLLSAGGVTFAIANIALWGGVGFNMIVMYTSLKSVPSDIYEAAKLDGASEIQIALRIKIPIIAPAIVMTALFSMVATLQVFAEPTTLRPLTNSLSTSWSPLMLVYRDAFTRDDIYSAAATSIVIALVTFAFSFLFLRVVQKRAFGQED, via the coding sequence GTGACAGAGGCCCCCGCGGCCGCCAGGACCAGCACGCCCCCGGTGCGTCGAGGCCGAGGCACCTTCCGATCCCGAGTGCTCGTGCCGTACGCGATGCTCGCCCCCGGTATCATCCTGTTCGTGGCCTTCATGGCCGCGCCCATCGTCTACACCCTGTTCCTGAGCTTCCAGAAGACCAAGGTCTCGGGGCTCGGGCTCGGCTCCGGTGCGCGCACCGCGGTCTTCGCCGGGATCGACAACTATGTGACCACGCTCACGAACACGGAGTTCGGGGCCAGCGTCGGCCGGGTGCTGCTCTACGGCTTCATCCTGATCCCGCTGATGCTGGGTCTGGCATTGCTCTTCGCACTGCTGCTGGACTCGCGCCGCACCCGCGCGGCCGGCTTCTCCCGCACCGCCATTTTCCTTCCCTACGCCGTCCCCGCCGTGATCAGCTCGCTGCTCTGGGGCTTCCTCTATCTGCCCGCGGTGAGCCCGTTCTACTTCGTGTTCGACAAGCTGGGCTGGGACGTGCCGTCCCTGCTCTCCGCCGGCGGCGTGACCTTCGCTATCGCCAACATCGCACTCTGGGGCGGTGTGGGCTTCAACATGATCGTCATGTACACCTCGCTCAAGTCGGTGCCCTCCGACATCTACGAGGCGGCCAAGCTGGATGGCGCGAGCGAGATCCAGATCGCGCTGCGCATCAAGATCCCGATCATCGCCCCGGCCATCGTGATGACCGCGCTGTTCTCCATGGTCGCCACGCTGCAGGTCTTCGCCGAGCCCACCACGCTCCGCCCGCTCACCAACTCCCTCTCCACAAGTTGGTCGCCGCTGATGTTGGTCTACCGGGATGCTTTCACCCGCGACGACATCTACTCCGCCGCCGCCACCTCGATCGTCATCGCCCTGGTGACCTTCGCCTTCTCGTTCCTGTTCCTGCGCGTCGTGCAGAAGCGTGCCTTCGGCCAGGAGGACTGA
- a CDS encoding carbohydrate ABC transporter permease, with translation MTTSSTLVRPDRAERKAQRDSARTFRQKASPVSTGILIIGAIYCLFPVFWVLMASSKDSSELFSTFTLMPSSHLWDNIVELSQYRNGLFWRWVLNTAIYAGVGALASTWISAISGYVLAKFEFPGKKVVFSILLMGVLVPGVILAIPQYFLLAEVGLTNTMWSVLLPQIISPYGIYLARIYAAASVPTEVIEASRTEGAGELYIFNRIALPMMGPGLVTIFLFQFVAVWNNFMLPYIMLGDDKLFPVTVGLSGLLNQGASAPSMYTLVITGALLSIIPLIILFLVLQRYWKVDLAAGAVKA, from the coding sequence ATGACCACCTCATCCACCCTCGTCCGGCCCGACCGTGCAGAGCGCAAAGCCCAACGTGACTCGGCGCGCACCTTCCGGCAGAAGGCCAGCCCGGTCTCCACCGGCATCCTCATCATCGGCGCGATCTACTGCCTGTTCCCGGTTTTCTGGGTGCTGATGGCATCGAGCAAGGACAGCTCCGAGCTGTTCTCCACCTTCACCCTGATGCCCAGCAGCCACCTGTGGGACAACATCGTGGAGCTCAGCCAGTACCGCAACGGCTTGTTCTGGCGGTGGGTGCTCAACACGGCCATCTACGCCGGCGTCGGCGCACTGGCGTCCACCTGGATCTCGGCGATCTCCGGTTACGTCCTGGCCAAGTTCGAGTTCCCCGGCAAGAAGGTGGTCTTCTCGATCCTGCTGATGGGTGTGCTCGTGCCGGGTGTGATCCTGGCGATCCCGCAGTACTTCCTGCTCGCCGAAGTGGGGCTGACCAACACCATGTGGTCGGTGCTGCTGCCCCAGATCATCAGCCCTTACGGCATCTACCTGGCCCGGATCTATGCGGCGGCCTCGGTGCCGACCGAGGTCATCGAAGCCTCCAGAACCGAGGGGGCCGGTGAGCTGTACATCTTCAACCGCATCGCCCTGCCGATGATGGGCCCGGGTCTGGTGACGATCTTCCTGTTCCAGTTCGTGGCCGTGTGGAACAACTTCATGCTGCCGTACATCATGCTCGGCGACGACAAGCTGTTCCCGGTCACCGTCGGCCTCAGTGGCCTGCTCAACCAGGGCGCCTCTGCGCCGTCGATGTACACCCTGGTGATCACCGGAGCGCTGCTGTCCATCATCCCGCTCATCATTCTGTTCCTGGTCTTGCAGCGCTACTGGAAGGTGGATCTTGCCGCCGGCGCGGTCAAGGCCTGA
- a CDS encoding LacI family DNA-binding transcriptional regulator, translating to MSAELPKSRAPSIRDVARLAGVSHQTVSRVLNNHPSIRDSTKARVQQVMEDLQYRPNRAARALSRGTSRTIGVLSASSSQYGPASSIAAIQDAARDAGYYVNTANLTSVDPESIEAALDHLMLQSVEGIVVIAPQMRVFDVLEQLSIAVPYVTLQSTGRLNDHGLSVDQIYGARLATRHLIDLGHRNIYHLAGPQDWIEAEARMRGFLDEMGAMDVPTTAPILGDWTADFGYYAGRELLRVRDFTAIFSSNDQMALGLMHAIRDAGLDIPGDVSVIGFDDIPEAAHFWPPLTTVRQDFSELGRRCMALLLDDITDGPAEQRSAIIPELIVRASTGPPAF from the coding sequence GTGTCAGCTGAATTGCCCAAGAGTCGCGCACCCAGCATCCGGGATGTCGCGCGCCTTGCCGGTGTCTCGCACCAAACGGTCTCGCGAGTGCTGAACAACCATCCGAGCATCCGCGATTCCACCAAGGCCCGGGTGCAGCAGGTCATGGAGGATCTGCAATACCGACCCAACCGTGCCGCTCGGGCGCTCTCCCGTGGCACCTCGCGAACGATCGGTGTTCTGTCGGCGTCCAGCTCGCAGTACGGACCGGCCAGCAGTATCGCGGCCATCCAGGATGCTGCCAGGGACGCCGGGTACTACGTGAACACGGCCAACCTCACCTCGGTCGATCCAGAGTCGATCGAGGCGGCCCTCGACCACCTGATGCTGCAGTCCGTGGAGGGGATCGTCGTGATCGCCCCGCAGATGCGGGTCTTCGACGTGCTCGAGCAACTCTCGATCGCGGTGCCCTACGTCACCCTGCAGTCCACCGGGCGGCTGAACGACCACGGACTCTCCGTCGACCAGATCTACGGTGCCCGCTTGGCCACCCGGCACCTCATCGACCTCGGGCACCGCAACATCTACCACCTCGCCGGCCCGCAGGACTGGATCGAGGCGGAGGCGCGCATGCGCGGTTTCCTGGACGAGATGGGAGCAATGGACGTGCCGACAACGGCACCGATCCTGGGCGACTGGACGGCAGACTTCGGTTACTACGCCGGCCGGGAACTCCTGCGGGTGCGCGATTTCACGGCCATCTTCTCCTCGAACGACCAGATGGCGCTCGGCCTCATGCACGCCATCCGCGACGCCGGGCTCGATATCCCGGGCGACGTCAGCGTGATCGGTTTTGATGATATTCCGGAAGCGGCACACTTCTGGCCGCCGCTCACCACCGTTCGCCAGGACTTCTCCGAGCTCGGCCGGCGCTGTATGGCCCTGCTGCTCGACGACATCACGGACGGGCCCGCAGAGCAGCGCAGCGCCATCATCCCGGAGCTCATCGTGCGCGCGTCCACAGGCCCGCCCGCTTTCTGA
- a CDS encoding ABC transporter substrate-binding protein codes for MRTSIRVGAVAMATAATLLMSGCSANTGGGDDGPVELNYWAWAPNLEQVVDIWNEDNPDIQVTVQKQDGGDPAITKLLTAIKAGSGAPDLIQAEYQKIPTLVSSDALADLSEYGAGDIEDSFADGVWDSVTLGSDAIYAIPQDSGPMMFFYRADIFEQLGLSVPTTWDEYAEVARAVHAADPATYLGTFSSNDAGWFTGMAQQAGASWWGIDGESWSVDIDKTPTETVAGYWGGLVEEGAIDNKPMYTPEWNAGLNNGNQVGWLSAVWAPGVLGGNAADTAGLWKAAPMPQWDADAPATGNWGGSSTAVTTQSTHQEAATKFATWLNTDAEAVQALVTTSGIYPADAAQAKAALTAPPEFFSNQPDFYDVAADVAATVSPFTYGPNVNVAYSAYNDEFAKAADAKTQSAFLDAVAAMQKITTDDMKKSGFTVK; via the coding sequence ATGCGCACGTCAATTCGGGTCGGGGCCGTGGCCATGGCCACAGCGGCAACGCTGCTCATGTCAGGTTGTTCGGCGAACACGGGTGGCGGTGACGACGGGCCGGTTGAACTCAACTACTGGGCGTGGGCGCCGAACCTGGAGCAGGTCGTGGACATCTGGAACGAAGACAACCCCGACATCCAGGTGACCGTGCAGAAGCAGGATGGCGGCGACCCCGCGATCACCAAACTGCTCACGGCCATCAAGGCCGGCAGCGGTGCACCCGACCTGATCCAGGCGGAATACCAGAAGATCCCCACCCTGGTGTCCTCCGATGCGCTTGCGGACCTGAGCGAGTACGGCGCCGGCGACATTGAAGACTCCTTCGCCGACGGCGTGTGGGACTCCGTCACACTGGGCTCTGACGCCATCTACGCGATCCCGCAGGACAGCGGCCCCATGATGTTCTTCTACCGCGCCGACATCTTCGAACAGCTCGGCCTGAGCGTTCCGACCACCTGGGACGAGTACGCCGAGGTCGCGCGCGCCGTGCACGCCGCCGACCCCGCCACGTACCTCGGAACCTTCTCGTCCAACGACGCCGGCTGGTTCACCGGCATGGCCCAGCAGGCGGGTGCCTCCTGGTGGGGTATCGACGGCGAGTCCTGGAGCGTCGACATCGACAAGACGCCGACCGAAACCGTGGCCGGATATTGGGGCGGCCTCGTCGAAGAGGGCGCCATCGACAACAAGCCGATGTACACGCCGGAGTGGAACGCCGGGCTCAACAACGGCAACCAGGTCGGCTGGCTGAGCGCAGTCTGGGCCCCCGGCGTGCTCGGCGGCAACGCGGCCGACACGGCCGGGCTCTGGAAGGCGGCCCCCATGCCACAGTGGGACGCCGACGCACCCGCCACCGGCAACTGGGGTGGCTCGTCCACGGCAGTCACCACGCAGTCCACGCACCAGGAGGCGGCCACGAAGTTCGCGACTTGGTTGAACACCGACGCGGAGGCCGTTCAGGCACTCGTCACGACCTCGGGCATCTACCCGGCCGACGCCGCCCAGGCCAAGGCGGCCCTGACCGCGCCTCCGGAGTTCTTCTCCAACCAGCCTGACTTCTACGACGTCGCCGCCGACGTGGCCGCCACCGTGAGCCCGTTCACCTACGGGCCCAACGTGAACGTGGCCTACAGCGCCTACAACGACGAGTTCGCGAAGGCGGCCGACGCCAAGACCCAGAGCGCATTCCTGGATGCCGTCGCCGCGATGCAGAAGATCACGACCGACGACATGAAGAAGAGCGGCTTCACCGTCAAATAG
- the chvE gene encoding multiple monosaccharide ABC transporter substrate-binding protein: MVVSLAACSGGGSGSDAGAGDGGLVGVAMPTKSSERWINDGNAVKEQLEAKGFKVDLQYAEDDIPTQVSQIENMITKGAKALIVASIDGTTLTSVLQDAADADIPVIAYDRLIRDTDNVSYYASFDNFKVGQQQAWSMLNGLGLVGLDGTPTDGAPAGPFNVELFAGSPDDNNATFFYNGAMDVLQPLIDDKTIIVKSGQTDFNTAATLRWDGEEAQSRMENILTSTYSDGSKVNGILSPYDGISRGIISALEGAGYSTGAEWPVISGQDAELDSVKAIVSGEQYATIFKDTRKLAEVAVSMTLALLNGDTPEINNTTDYDNGVKVVDSYLLDSAIVVKDNITEQLVDSGYWTQAEIDG, translated from the coding sequence ATGGTCGTATCCCTCGCAGCCTGTTCAGGCGGAGGCTCCGGCTCTGACGCGGGCGCCGGCGACGGCGGTCTCGTGGGCGTCGCGATGCCCACGAAGTCCTCTGAGCGCTGGATCAACGACGGCAACGCCGTCAAGGAACAGCTCGAAGCCAAGGGCTTCAAGGTCGACCTGCAGTACGCAGAAGACGACATCCCCACCCAGGTCTCCCAGATCGAGAACATGATCACCAAGGGTGCAAAGGCCCTGATCGTGGCCTCCATCGACGGCACCACGCTCACCAGCGTGCTCCAGGACGCCGCAGACGCCGACATCCCCGTCATCGCCTACGACCGACTGATCCGCGACACCGACAACGTCAGCTACTACGCCTCCTTCGACAACTTCAAGGTCGGTCAGCAGCAGGCGTGGTCCATGCTCAACGGCCTCGGCCTCGTTGGGCTCGATGGAACGCCCACCGACGGTGCCCCCGCCGGACCGTTCAACGTTGAGCTCTTCGCCGGTAGCCCGGATGACAACAACGCCACGTTCTTCTACAACGGTGCGATGGACGTCCTCCAGCCGCTCATCGATGACAAGACCATCATCGTCAAGAGCGGCCAGACCGACTTCAACACGGCGGCGACGCTGCGTTGGGACGGCGAAGAGGCACAGAGCCGCATGGAGAACATCCTGACGTCGACGTACTCCGACGGCAGCAAGGTCAACGGCATCCTCTCCCCGTACGACGGCATCTCGCGAGGCATCATCTCTGCTCTCGAGGGTGCCGGCTACTCGACGGGTGCCGAATGGCCCGTCATCTCCGGCCAGGACGCCGAGCTCGACTCGGTCAAGGCCATCGTCTCCGGTGAGCAGTACGCCACCATCTTCAAGGACACCCGCAAGCTGGCCGAGGTCGCCGTCTCGATGACCCTCGCCCTGCTGAACGGTGACACCCCGGAGATCAACAACACCACCGACTACGACAACGGCGTGAAGGTTGTGGACTCCTACCTCCTCGACTCCGCAATCGTGGTCAAGGACAACATCACGGAGCAGCTGGTTGACAGCGGCTACTGGACCCAGGCCGAGATCGACGGCTAA
- a CDS encoding L-ribulose-5-phosphate 4-epimerase, whose translation MSTFGPQIEVAIARVRADIARLHGELTANGLVVWTGGNVSGRVPGADLFVIKPSGVDYADLAPENMILCDLDGVVVPETPGSDRSPSSDTAAHAYVYRNMPEVGGVVHTHSTYATAWAARGEEIPCVITAMADEFGGPIPVGRFAIIGDDTIGQGIVEALAGHRSRAVLMQNHGPFTIGKDARDAVKAAVMVEDVARTVHLARQGGDLIPIPQAAIDSLFNRYQNVYGQAPQGALK comes from the coding sequence ATGAGCACTTTTGGACCGCAGATTGAGGTGGCGATTGCCCGGGTGCGGGCGGATATCGCTCGGTTGCACGGGGAGCTGACCGCGAATGGCTTGGTCGTGTGGACTGGCGGGAATGTGTCGGGTCGGGTGCCGGGTGCTGACCTGTTCGTGATCAAGCCCAGCGGGGTGGATTACGCGGATTTGGCGCCGGAGAACATGATCCTGTGTGATCTGGATGGCGTTGTCGTTCCGGAGACGCCGGGTTCGGACCGGTCGCCGTCCAGTGACACGGCCGCGCACGCGTACGTGTATCGGAACATGCCCGAGGTCGGTGGTGTGGTGCACACGCATTCGACCTATGCGACGGCGTGGGCGGCTCGGGGTGAGGAGATCCCGTGTGTGATCACGGCGATGGCTGATGAGTTCGGCGGTCCCATTCCGGTGGGTCGGTTCGCGATCATCGGTGACGACACCATTGGGCAGGGCATCGTCGAGGCCCTCGCCGGGCACCGCTCGCGTGCGGTGTTGATGCAGAACCATGGCCCGTTCACGATCGGCAAGGATGCCCGCGATGCGGTCAAGGCCGCTGTAATGGTCGAGGACGTCGCCCGTACGGTGCATCTGGCCCGTCAGGGCGGGGACCTCATCCCGATCCCGCAGGCCGCGATCGATTCTCTTTTCAACCGTTATCAGAACGTCTACGGACAAGCACCGCAAGGAGCACTCAAGTAA